One genomic region from Oncorhynchus gorbuscha isolate QuinsamMale2020 ecotype Even-year linkage group LG13, OgorEven_v1.0, whole genome shotgun sequence encodes:
- the LOC123992811 gene encoding T-box transcription factor TBX2b-like isoform X3, producing MRDPVFTGTAMAYHPFHAHRPTDFSMSAFLAAAQPSFFPTLTLQHGALTKPMSDHLVGAAEAGLHPALSHHHQAAHLRSLKSLEPEEEVEDDPKVTLEAKDLWDQFHKIGTEMVITKSGRRMFPPFKVRINGLDKKAKYILLMDIVAADDCRYKFHNSRWMVAGKADPEMPKRMYIHPDSPATGEQWMAKPVAFHKLKLTNNISDKHGFVSTTILNSMHKYQPRFHIVRANDILKLPYSTFRTYVFPETDFIAVTAYQNDKITQLKIDNNPFAKGFRDTGNGRREKRKQLTLPSLRMYEDQCKADRDGGDSDASSSEPTTGRESAHSPIGPGSSPLRFSRISRDDKTCTDSEQELDHQDERCTASNSPGPEPPSPFSPRCEDRVKDKPSLDKKDDYPGSRKPSDSIFRNPEKGDKTENRHRKDTTDSSKKNTADSGGISASKESFSPLMVQTDSPSHFSASHLQSLALSGLHSQQFFNPMNAGQMLFHPGQFAMGPGAFSAMSMGHLLASVSGASGMENGSLSAQGTGGTPNSFPFHLSQHMLASQGIPMPTFGGLFPYPYNYMAAAAAAASAMPASTTASSLSRNPFLTSSRPRLRFNPYQIPVSMAQSTSLLTTGLPGGLNPGSESSKSGSRETSPVPDIQNNKAGSSHRTSSPKSMKDSINELQNIQRLVSGLESQRETYPPRDSPK from the exons ATGAGAGATCCAGTTTTCACAGGGACTGCCATGGCTTATCACCCGTTCCACGCTCACCGGCCGACCGACTTCTCCATGTCAGCTTTCCTAGCGGCCGCGCAGCCCTCCTTCTTCCCAACGCTCACTCTGCAACACGGGGCTCTCACTAAGCCCATGTCGGACCACCTCGTCGGAGCAGCGGAGGCAGGGCTCCACCCGGCTCTCAGCCACCACCATCAGGCGGCTCATCTCCGCAGCTTGAAGAGCCTGGAGCccgaggaagaggtggaggacgACCCTAAAGTCACACTGGAGGCCAAGGATCTATGGGACCAGTTTCACAAAATAGGAACAGAGATGGTTATTACCAAATCTGGAAG GAGAATGTTTCCTCCATTTAAAGTCAGAATAAATGGGCTTGATAAAAAAGCCAAGTATATTCTATTGATGGATATAGTCGCTGCTGACGACTGCCGCTACAAGTTCCACAATTCTCGCTGGATGGTAGCGGGAAAGGCCGATCCGGAGATGCCCAAAAGAATGTACATTCACCCGGATAGCCCGGCTACCGGAGAGCAGTGGATGGCCAAGCCGGTTGCTTTTCATAAACTGAAGCTGACCAACAATATCTCGGACAAGCATGGATTTGTAAGTACT ACGATTCTTAATTCCATGCACAAATACCAGCCCAGGTTTCATATCGTGAGGGCCAACGACATCCTGAAGCTCCCCTATAGCACGTTCAGGACATACGTGTTCCCGGAGACTGACTTCATCGCTGTCACAGCTTATCAAAACGACAAG ATAACACAACTGAAGATTGATAATAACCCTTTTGCCAAAGGATTCAGAGACACTggaaatggaaggagagagaaaag GAAACAGTTGACCCTGCCCTCCCTGCGGATGTATGAAGACCAATGCAAAGCAGACCGAGACGGGGGCGACTCTGATGCCTCCTCTAGCGAACCAACAACTGGCCGAGAAAGTGCGCACTCCCCAATCGGACCTGGATCCAGCCCCCTTAGGTTCAGTCGAATCAGCCGAG ATGATAAAACCTGTACTGACAGTGAGCAAGAACTTGATCATCAGGATGAGCGTTGTACCGCATCAAACAGCCCTGGACCGGAGCCGCCCTCTCCCTTCAGCCCGAGGTGCGAGGACCGGGTGAAGGATAAACCGAGCCTGGACAAGAAAGACGACTATCCTGGCTCCAGGAAGCCGAGCGACTCCATATTCAGGAACCCTGAGAAAGGAGACAAAACGGAGAACAGGCACAGGAAAGACACTACAGATTCGTCAAAAAAGAACACCGCAGACAGCGGCGGGATAAGCGCAAGCAAGGAGAGTTTCTCCCCGCTCATGGTTCAAACAGACAGCCCCTCACACTTCAGCGCGAGCCACCTGCAGAGTCTGGCCCTGTCTGGCTTGCACAGCCAGCAGTTCTTTAATCCCATGAACGCCGGACAAATGCTATTTCACCCTGGACAGTTCGCTATGGGCCCAGGTGCGTTTTCTGCCATGAGCATGGGACATCTATTGGCGTCGGTATCCGGAGCAAGTGGTATGGAGAACGGCAGCCTCTCCGCCCAGGGCACGGGGGGCACCCCGAACTCTTTCCCCTTCCATCTGTCGCAGCACATGCTCGCCTCCCAG GGCATTCCCATGCCGACCTTTGGAGGCCTGTTCCCATACCCATACAACTACATGGCTGCTGCTGCAGCCGCGGCCTCCGCCATGCCCGCCAGCACTACAGCCAGCTCGCTCTCGAGGAATCCCTTCCTCACCAGCTCCCGCCCTCGGCTCCGGTTTAATCCTTACCAGATCCCGGTGTCTATGGCCCAGAGCACAAGTCTACTCACCACCGGCCTGCCAGGCGGACTAAACCCCGGCTCCGAATCCTCCAAATCGGGCAGCAGGGAGACGAGTCCAGTGCCTGATATCCAAAACAACAAAGCGGGTTCGAGTCATAGGACCAGCTCTCCCAAATCGATGAAGGACTCTATCAATGAGCTTCAAAACATCCAGAGACTCGTGAGCGGCctggagagccagagagagacgtATCCCCCCAGAGACTCCCCTAAGTGA
- the LOC123992811 gene encoding T-box transcription factor TBX2b-like isoform X2 produces MRDPVFTGTAMAYHPFHAHRPTDFSMSAFLAAAQPSFFPTLTLQHGALTKPMSDHLVGAAEAGLHPALSHHHQAAHLRSLKSLEPEEEVEDDPKVTLEAKDLWDQFHKIGTEMVITKSGRRMFPPFKVRINGLDKKAKYILLMDIVAADDCRYKFHNSRWMVAGKADPEMPKRMYIHPDSPATGEQWMAKPVAFHKLKLTNNISDKHGFTILNSMHKYQPRFHIVRANDILKLPYSTFRTYVFPETDFIAVTAYQNDKITQLKIDNNPFAKGFRDTGNGRREKREPFNSRKQLTLPSLRMYEDQCKADRDGGDSDASSSEPTTGRESAHSPIGPGSSPLRFSRISRDDKTCTDSEQELDHQDERCTASNSPGPEPPSPFSPRCEDRVKDKPSLDKKDDYPGSRKPSDSIFRNPEKGDKTENRHRKDTTDSSKKNTADSGGISASKESFSPLMVQTDSPSHFSASHLQSLALSGLHSQQFFNPMNAGQMLFHPGQFAMGPGAFSAMSMGHLLASVSGASGMENGSLSAQGTGGTPNSFPFHLSQHMLASQGIPMPTFGGLFPYPYNYMAAAAAAASAMPASTTASSLSRNPFLTSSRPRLRFNPYQIPVSMAQSTSLLTTGLPGGLNPGSESSKSGSRETSPVPDIQNNKAGSSHRTSSPKSMKDSINELQNIQRLVSGLESQRETYPPRDSPK; encoded by the exons ATGAGAGATCCAGTTTTCACAGGGACTGCCATGGCTTATCACCCGTTCCACGCTCACCGGCCGACCGACTTCTCCATGTCAGCTTTCCTAGCGGCCGCGCAGCCCTCCTTCTTCCCAACGCTCACTCTGCAACACGGGGCTCTCACTAAGCCCATGTCGGACCACCTCGTCGGAGCAGCGGAGGCAGGGCTCCACCCGGCTCTCAGCCACCACCATCAGGCGGCTCATCTCCGCAGCTTGAAGAGCCTGGAGCccgaggaagaggtggaggacgACCCTAAAGTCACACTGGAGGCCAAGGATCTATGGGACCAGTTTCACAAAATAGGAACAGAGATGGTTATTACCAAATCTGGAAG GAGAATGTTTCCTCCATTTAAAGTCAGAATAAATGGGCTTGATAAAAAAGCCAAGTATATTCTATTGATGGATATAGTCGCTGCTGACGACTGCCGCTACAAGTTCCACAATTCTCGCTGGATGGTAGCGGGAAAGGCCGATCCGGAGATGCCCAAAAGAATGTACATTCACCCGGATAGCCCGGCTACCGGAGAGCAGTGGATGGCCAAGCCGGTTGCTTTTCATAAACTGAAGCTGACCAACAATATCTCGGACAAGCATGGATTT ACGATTCTTAATTCCATGCACAAATACCAGCCCAGGTTTCATATCGTGAGGGCCAACGACATCCTGAAGCTCCCCTATAGCACGTTCAGGACATACGTGTTCCCGGAGACTGACTTCATCGCTGTCACAGCTTATCAAAACGACAAG ATAACACAACTGAAGATTGATAATAACCCTTTTGCCAAAGGATTCAGAGACACTggaaatggaaggagagagaaaag GGAACCGTTCAACTCTAGGAAACAGTTGACCCTGCCCTCCCTGCGGATGTATGAAGACCAATGCAAAGCAGACCGAGACGGGGGCGACTCTGATGCCTCCTCTAGCGAACCAACAACTGGCCGAGAAAGTGCGCACTCCCCAATCGGACCTGGATCCAGCCCCCTTAGGTTCAGTCGAATCAGCCGAG ATGATAAAACCTGTACTGACAGTGAGCAAGAACTTGATCATCAGGATGAGCGTTGTACCGCATCAAACAGCCCTGGACCGGAGCCGCCCTCTCCCTTCAGCCCGAGGTGCGAGGACCGGGTGAAGGATAAACCGAGCCTGGACAAGAAAGACGACTATCCTGGCTCCAGGAAGCCGAGCGACTCCATATTCAGGAACCCTGAGAAAGGAGACAAAACGGAGAACAGGCACAGGAAAGACACTACAGATTCGTCAAAAAAGAACACCGCAGACAGCGGCGGGATAAGCGCAAGCAAGGAGAGTTTCTCCCCGCTCATGGTTCAAACAGACAGCCCCTCACACTTCAGCGCGAGCCACCTGCAGAGTCTGGCCCTGTCTGGCTTGCACAGCCAGCAGTTCTTTAATCCCATGAACGCCGGACAAATGCTATTTCACCCTGGACAGTTCGCTATGGGCCCAGGTGCGTTTTCTGCCATGAGCATGGGACATCTATTGGCGTCGGTATCCGGAGCAAGTGGTATGGAGAACGGCAGCCTCTCCGCCCAGGGCACGGGGGGCACCCCGAACTCTTTCCCCTTCCATCTGTCGCAGCACATGCTCGCCTCCCAG GGCATTCCCATGCCGACCTTTGGAGGCCTGTTCCCATACCCATACAACTACATGGCTGCTGCTGCAGCCGCGGCCTCCGCCATGCCCGCCAGCACTACAGCCAGCTCGCTCTCGAGGAATCCCTTCCTCACCAGCTCCCGCCCTCGGCTCCGGTTTAATCCTTACCAGATCCCGGTGTCTATGGCCCAGAGCACAAGTCTACTCACCACCGGCCTGCCAGGCGGACTAAACCCCGGCTCCGAATCCTCCAAATCGGGCAGCAGGGAGACGAGTCCAGTGCCTGATATCCAAAACAACAAAGCGGGTTCGAGTCATAGGACCAGCTCTCCCAAATCGATGAAGGACTCTATCAATGAGCTTCAAAACATCCAGAGACTCGTGAGCGGCctggagagccagagagagacgtATCCCCCCAGAGACTCCCCTAAGTGA
- the LOC123992811 gene encoding T-box transcription factor TBX2b-like isoform X1, translating into MRDPVFTGTAMAYHPFHAHRPTDFSMSAFLAAAQPSFFPTLTLQHGALTKPMSDHLVGAAEAGLHPALSHHHQAAHLRSLKSLEPEEEVEDDPKVTLEAKDLWDQFHKIGTEMVITKSGRRMFPPFKVRINGLDKKAKYILLMDIVAADDCRYKFHNSRWMVAGKADPEMPKRMYIHPDSPATGEQWMAKPVAFHKLKLTNNISDKHGFVSTTILNSMHKYQPRFHIVRANDILKLPYSTFRTYVFPETDFIAVTAYQNDKITQLKIDNNPFAKGFRDTGNGRREKREPFNSRKQLTLPSLRMYEDQCKADRDGGDSDASSSEPTTGRESAHSPIGPGSSPLRFSRISRDDKTCTDSEQELDHQDERCTASNSPGPEPPSPFSPRCEDRVKDKPSLDKKDDYPGSRKPSDSIFRNPEKGDKTENRHRKDTTDSSKKNTADSGGISASKESFSPLMVQTDSPSHFSASHLQSLALSGLHSQQFFNPMNAGQMLFHPGQFAMGPGAFSAMSMGHLLASVSGASGMENGSLSAQGTGGTPNSFPFHLSQHMLASQGIPMPTFGGLFPYPYNYMAAAAAAASAMPASTTASSLSRNPFLTSSRPRLRFNPYQIPVSMAQSTSLLTTGLPGGLNPGSESSKSGSRETSPVPDIQNNKAGSSHRTSSPKSMKDSINELQNIQRLVSGLESQRETYPPRDSPK; encoded by the exons ATGAGAGATCCAGTTTTCACAGGGACTGCCATGGCTTATCACCCGTTCCACGCTCACCGGCCGACCGACTTCTCCATGTCAGCTTTCCTAGCGGCCGCGCAGCCCTCCTTCTTCCCAACGCTCACTCTGCAACACGGGGCTCTCACTAAGCCCATGTCGGACCACCTCGTCGGAGCAGCGGAGGCAGGGCTCCACCCGGCTCTCAGCCACCACCATCAGGCGGCTCATCTCCGCAGCTTGAAGAGCCTGGAGCccgaggaagaggtggaggacgACCCTAAAGTCACACTGGAGGCCAAGGATCTATGGGACCAGTTTCACAAAATAGGAACAGAGATGGTTATTACCAAATCTGGAAG GAGAATGTTTCCTCCATTTAAAGTCAGAATAAATGGGCTTGATAAAAAAGCCAAGTATATTCTATTGATGGATATAGTCGCTGCTGACGACTGCCGCTACAAGTTCCACAATTCTCGCTGGATGGTAGCGGGAAAGGCCGATCCGGAGATGCCCAAAAGAATGTACATTCACCCGGATAGCCCGGCTACCGGAGAGCAGTGGATGGCCAAGCCGGTTGCTTTTCATAAACTGAAGCTGACCAACAATATCTCGGACAAGCATGGATTTGTAAGTACT ACGATTCTTAATTCCATGCACAAATACCAGCCCAGGTTTCATATCGTGAGGGCCAACGACATCCTGAAGCTCCCCTATAGCACGTTCAGGACATACGTGTTCCCGGAGACTGACTTCATCGCTGTCACAGCTTATCAAAACGACAAG ATAACACAACTGAAGATTGATAATAACCCTTTTGCCAAAGGATTCAGAGACACTggaaatggaaggagagagaaaag GGAACCGTTCAACTCTAGGAAACAGTTGACCCTGCCCTCCCTGCGGATGTATGAAGACCAATGCAAAGCAGACCGAGACGGGGGCGACTCTGATGCCTCCTCTAGCGAACCAACAACTGGCCGAGAAAGTGCGCACTCCCCAATCGGACCTGGATCCAGCCCCCTTAGGTTCAGTCGAATCAGCCGAG ATGATAAAACCTGTACTGACAGTGAGCAAGAACTTGATCATCAGGATGAGCGTTGTACCGCATCAAACAGCCCTGGACCGGAGCCGCCCTCTCCCTTCAGCCCGAGGTGCGAGGACCGGGTGAAGGATAAACCGAGCCTGGACAAGAAAGACGACTATCCTGGCTCCAGGAAGCCGAGCGACTCCATATTCAGGAACCCTGAGAAAGGAGACAAAACGGAGAACAGGCACAGGAAAGACACTACAGATTCGTCAAAAAAGAACACCGCAGACAGCGGCGGGATAAGCGCAAGCAAGGAGAGTTTCTCCCCGCTCATGGTTCAAACAGACAGCCCCTCACACTTCAGCGCGAGCCACCTGCAGAGTCTGGCCCTGTCTGGCTTGCACAGCCAGCAGTTCTTTAATCCCATGAACGCCGGACAAATGCTATTTCACCCTGGACAGTTCGCTATGGGCCCAGGTGCGTTTTCTGCCATGAGCATGGGACATCTATTGGCGTCGGTATCCGGAGCAAGTGGTATGGAGAACGGCAGCCTCTCCGCCCAGGGCACGGGGGGCACCCCGAACTCTTTCCCCTTCCATCTGTCGCAGCACATGCTCGCCTCCCAG GGCATTCCCATGCCGACCTTTGGAGGCCTGTTCCCATACCCATACAACTACATGGCTGCTGCTGCAGCCGCGGCCTCCGCCATGCCCGCCAGCACTACAGCCAGCTCGCTCTCGAGGAATCCCTTCCTCACCAGCTCCCGCCCTCGGCTCCGGTTTAATCCTTACCAGATCCCGGTGTCTATGGCCCAGAGCACAAGTCTACTCACCACCGGCCTGCCAGGCGGACTAAACCCCGGCTCCGAATCCTCCAAATCGGGCAGCAGGGAGACGAGTCCAGTGCCTGATATCCAAAACAACAAAGCGGGTTCGAGTCATAGGACCAGCTCTCCCAAATCGATGAAGGACTCTATCAATGAGCTTCAAAACATCCAGAGACTCGTGAGCGGCctggagagccagagagagacgtATCCCCCCAGAGACTCCCCTAAGTGA
- the LOC123992811 gene encoding T-box transcription factor TBX2b-like isoform X4 — MRDPVFTGTAMAYHPFHAHRPTDFSMSAFLAAAQPSFFPTLTLQHGALTKPMSDHLVGAAEAGLHPALSHHHQAAHLRSLKSLEPEEEVEDDPKVTLEAKDLWDQFHKIGTEMVITKSGRRMFPPFKVRINGLDKKAKYILLMDIVAADDCRYKFHNSRWMVAGKADPEMPKRMYIHPDSPATGEQWMAKPVAFHKLKLTNNISDKHGFTILNSMHKYQPRFHIVRANDILKLPYSTFRTYVFPETDFIAVTAYQNDKITQLKIDNNPFAKGFRDTGNGRREKRKQLTLPSLRMYEDQCKADRDGGDSDASSSEPTTGRESAHSPIGPGSSPLRFSRISRDDKTCTDSEQELDHQDERCTASNSPGPEPPSPFSPRCEDRVKDKPSLDKKDDYPGSRKPSDSIFRNPEKGDKTENRHRKDTTDSSKKNTADSGGISASKESFSPLMVQTDSPSHFSASHLQSLALSGLHSQQFFNPMNAGQMLFHPGQFAMGPGAFSAMSMGHLLASVSGASGMENGSLSAQGTGGTPNSFPFHLSQHMLASQGIPMPTFGGLFPYPYNYMAAAAAAASAMPASTTASSLSRNPFLTSSRPRLRFNPYQIPVSMAQSTSLLTTGLPGGLNPGSESSKSGSRETSPVPDIQNNKAGSSHRTSSPKSMKDSINELQNIQRLVSGLESQRETYPPRDSPK, encoded by the exons ATGAGAGATCCAGTTTTCACAGGGACTGCCATGGCTTATCACCCGTTCCACGCTCACCGGCCGACCGACTTCTCCATGTCAGCTTTCCTAGCGGCCGCGCAGCCCTCCTTCTTCCCAACGCTCACTCTGCAACACGGGGCTCTCACTAAGCCCATGTCGGACCACCTCGTCGGAGCAGCGGAGGCAGGGCTCCACCCGGCTCTCAGCCACCACCATCAGGCGGCTCATCTCCGCAGCTTGAAGAGCCTGGAGCccgaggaagaggtggaggacgACCCTAAAGTCACACTGGAGGCCAAGGATCTATGGGACCAGTTTCACAAAATAGGAACAGAGATGGTTATTACCAAATCTGGAAG GAGAATGTTTCCTCCATTTAAAGTCAGAATAAATGGGCTTGATAAAAAAGCCAAGTATATTCTATTGATGGATATAGTCGCTGCTGACGACTGCCGCTACAAGTTCCACAATTCTCGCTGGATGGTAGCGGGAAAGGCCGATCCGGAGATGCCCAAAAGAATGTACATTCACCCGGATAGCCCGGCTACCGGAGAGCAGTGGATGGCCAAGCCGGTTGCTTTTCATAAACTGAAGCTGACCAACAATATCTCGGACAAGCATGGATTT ACGATTCTTAATTCCATGCACAAATACCAGCCCAGGTTTCATATCGTGAGGGCCAACGACATCCTGAAGCTCCCCTATAGCACGTTCAGGACATACGTGTTCCCGGAGACTGACTTCATCGCTGTCACAGCTTATCAAAACGACAAG ATAACACAACTGAAGATTGATAATAACCCTTTTGCCAAAGGATTCAGAGACACTggaaatggaaggagagagaaaag GAAACAGTTGACCCTGCCCTCCCTGCGGATGTATGAAGACCAATGCAAAGCAGACCGAGACGGGGGCGACTCTGATGCCTCCTCTAGCGAACCAACAACTGGCCGAGAAAGTGCGCACTCCCCAATCGGACCTGGATCCAGCCCCCTTAGGTTCAGTCGAATCAGCCGAG ATGATAAAACCTGTACTGACAGTGAGCAAGAACTTGATCATCAGGATGAGCGTTGTACCGCATCAAACAGCCCTGGACCGGAGCCGCCCTCTCCCTTCAGCCCGAGGTGCGAGGACCGGGTGAAGGATAAACCGAGCCTGGACAAGAAAGACGACTATCCTGGCTCCAGGAAGCCGAGCGACTCCATATTCAGGAACCCTGAGAAAGGAGACAAAACGGAGAACAGGCACAGGAAAGACACTACAGATTCGTCAAAAAAGAACACCGCAGACAGCGGCGGGATAAGCGCAAGCAAGGAGAGTTTCTCCCCGCTCATGGTTCAAACAGACAGCCCCTCACACTTCAGCGCGAGCCACCTGCAGAGTCTGGCCCTGTCTGGCTTGCACAGCCAGCAGTTCTTTAATCCCATGAACGCCGGACAAATGCTATTTCACCCTGGACAGTTCGCTATGGGCCCAGGTGCGTTTTCTGCCATGAGCATGGGACATCTATTGGCGTCGGTATCCGGAGCAAGTGGTATGGAGAACGGCAGCCTCTCCGCCCAGGGCACGGGGGGCACCCCGAACTCTTTCCCCTTCCATCTGTCGCAGCACATGCTCGCCTCCCAG GGCATTCCCATGCCGACCTTTGGAGGCCTGTTCCCATACCCATACAACTACATGGCTGCTGCTGCAGCCGCGGCCTCCGCCATGCCCGCCAGCACTACAGCCAGCTCGCTCTCGAGGAATCCCTTCCTCACCAGCTCCCGCCCTCGGCTCCGGTTTAATCCTTACCAGATCCCGGTGTCTATGGCCCAGAGCACAAGTCTACTCACCACCGGCCTGCCAGGCGGACTAAACCCCGGCTCCGAATCCTCCAAATCGGGCAGCAGGGAGACGAGTCCAGTGCCTGATATCCAAAACAACAAAGCGGGTTCGAGTCATAGGACCAGCTCTCCCAAATCGATGAAGGACTCTATCAATGAGCTTCAAAACATCCAGAGACTCGTGAGCGGCctggagagccagagagagacgtATCCCCCCAGAGACTCCCCTAAGTGA